The Alteripontixanthobacter sp. genome has a window encoding:
- the cysS gene encoding cysteine--tRNA ligase, with translation MSDLPLKLFNSLTRSLEVFQPVHPGEARVYSCGPTVYNYPHIGNMRAYVFADVLGRTLSWKGHDLTHVINITDVGHLTDDGDAGEDKLEKAAAQSSRSIWDIAKHYTQAYWADVEALNIRQPSHWSVATDYVEAMIAWGEKIAPDHCYELDSGLYFDVSTVPDYGRLARAVTEDGESRIAAVDGKRNAADFAIWRKTPAGEARQMEWDSPWGKGAPGWHLECSVMGEKLLGFPFDIHTGGIDHREIHHPNEIAQNQAFCGGDHSGATIWMHNNFLVERAGKMSKSSGEFLRLPLLVEKGYHPLAYRMMCLQAHYRSELEFSWDGLGAALTRLKRIVMAVERLADSSAGDPAHPKFADILARFDAAISDDLNTPLALVALEEALAVKKVDAGIKRAVVDYMDAVLGLDLFALGRTDLRIRPATAEITETEIEDALARRKAARAEKDFATSDVIRDELAAKGVEVMDGDSLGWDWNLG, from the coding sequence ATGTCCGATTTGCCGTTAAAGCTGTTCAACAGCCTCACTCGCTCGCTCGAGGTATTCCAGCCGGTCCATCCGGGTGAGGCGCGCGTCTATAGCTGCGGGCCGACGGTCTATAATTACCCGCATATCGGCAATATGCGCGCCTATGTCTTTGCCGATGTCCTGGGACGCACGCTCAGCTGGAAGGGGCATGATCTCACCCACGTCATCAATATCACCGATGTCGGCCATTTGACCGATGATGGCGATGCGGGCGAGGACAAGCTGGAAAAGGCGGCGGCGCAGTCCAGCCGCTCGATCTGGGATATCGCGAAGCATTATACGCAGGCCTATTGGGCCGACGTGGAGGCGCTGAATATTCGCCAACCCTCGCATTGGTCTGTCGCAACCGATTATGTCGAGGCGATGATCGCATGGGGCGAGAAAATCGCGCCCGATCATTGCTACGAGCTGGATAGCGGGCTGTATTTCGATGTCTCGACCGTGCCCGATTACGGTCGGCTGGCCCGCGCCGTCACGGAAGATGGTGAAAGCCGGATTGCGGCGGTGGACGGCAAGCGCAATGCGGCCGATTTCGCGATCTGGCGGAAAACTCCGGCGGGGGAGGCTCGGCAGATGGAATGGGATTCGCCCTGGGGCAAGGGCGCGCCCGGCTGGCATCTGGAATGTTCGGTGATGGGTGAGAAGCTGCTCGGCTTCCCGTTCGATATTCACACTGGCGGGATCGACCACCGCGAGATTCACCACCCCAATGAAATCGCGCAGAACCAGGCCTTTTGCGGCGGCGACCATTCGGGCGCAACCATCTGGATGCACAACAACTTCCTGGTCGAACGGGCCGGGAAGATGTCCAAATCCTCGGGCGAGTTCCTGCGTTTGCCGCTGCTGGTGGAGAAGGGCTACCACCCGCTCGCTTACCGCATGATGTGTCTGCAGGCACATTACCGAAGCGAGCTGGAGTTTTCGTGGGATGGGCTGGGTGCGGCGCTGACCCGGCTGAAGCGGATCGTGATGGCGGTAGAACGGCTCGCCGATAGCAGCGCTGGCGATCCCGCTCATCCGAAGTTTGCGGACATACTTGCGCGCTTCGACGCGGCAATTTCGGACGATCTCAACACCCCGCTCGCGCTGGTGGCGCTGGAGGAGGCGCTGGCCGTCAAGAAGGTCGATGCCGGTATCAAGCGTGCGGTGGTCGATTATATGGACGCAGTGCTCGGCCTCGACTTGTTCGCCCTCGGCCGCACCGATCTGCGCATCCGCCCCGCCACCGCCGAAATCACCGAAACCGAAATCGAGGACGCACTCGCCCGCCGCAAGGCCGCGCGCGCGGAGAAGGACTTCGCCACCTCCGACGTCATCCGCGATGAACTTGCCGCGAAGGGTGTCGAGGTGATGGATGGCGATTCGCTGGGCTGGGACTGGAACCTCGGCTGA
- a CDS encoding nitroreductase, which yields MNVSQAVATRRSVRTFLDRPVDRQVLTRILEKAQRSPSGGNTQPWHGIVLTGAPMQALFDRVAQDLPKGRDAFAPEYNVYPPELDGAYEQRRRGVGEDMYAALEIPREDKMKRLMWFGENFRAFGAPVLMLVHTPKYMGPPQWSDIGMWLQTIGLLLREEGLDCCYQEAWAVYSPQIREVVDIPEDHIFFCGMAIGHRDPDAAVNNFDVKRAPLEETVRWEGWD from the coding sequence ATGAACGTTTCGCAAGCTGTTGCCACCCGCCGTTCGGTGCGGACATTCCTCGATCGGCCGGTGGACCGGCAGGTTCTGACGCGTATCCTGGAAAAGGCGCAGCGCAGTCCGTCCGGCGGTAACACCCAGCCCTGGCACGGCATCGTTCTGACCGGCGCGCCGATGCAGGCGCTGTTCGACCGGGTGGCGCAAGATCTGCCCAAGGGACGCGATGCATTTGCGCCCGAATATAACGTCTATCCCCCCGAACTGGACGGAGCATACGAGCAACGCCGCCGCGGGGTGGGCGAGGATATGTATGCCGCGCTGGAAATCCCGCGCGAGGACAAGATGAAGCGCCTGATGTGGTTCGGCGAAAACTTCCGCGCATTCGGCGCGCCGGTGCTGATGCTGGTCCACACGCCCAAATATATGGGCCCGCCGCAATGGTCCGATATCGGCATGTGGTTACAGACCATCGGCCTGCTCCTGCGCGAAGAGGGGCTGGATTGCTGCTATCAGGAGGCGTGGGCGGTCTACTCGCCCCAAATCCGCGAAGTGGTGGATATCCCCGAGGACCACATCTTTTTCTGCGGCATGGCCATCGGCCACCGCGATCCGGATGCTGCGGTCAACAATTTCGACGTGAAGCGCGCTCCGCTGGAAGAAACGGTGCGCTGGGAAGGCTGGGATTGA